The Aedes albopictus strain Foshan chromosome 1, AalbF5, whole genome shotgun sequence genomic interval CATTAAAAAGCAGGCTTCATCCGATCCTCAACACGTCTTTCGAGGTATTTCTGTTGACCAGTCACAAGTCATGCAGTTGATCAGTACCGCCTATACTTTCCATGGTTTATGTCCTTCATTGCAGCCAATCCATCTACCTAAGGATCCCGTATATACTGCAACTCTGCAACAAACAAATCCTTCTCTAGGTCGATACGTGCAGTGGAACTTCTGGGCAAGCTTCTGGGCCCATAATTTGTTGAAACATCGACGACAAGATAGAACAGGGAGAAATTTCCACTCCGCAATCCAACAATCCTGACAGATCACTGGTGCTTTTGACAACTAATGAATGCGTGAAACAAAGCTGACACAATCGGTGCGTTTAGTACTCACCCATTCCGCTTCACGTTTAGCACTTCCGTTCTCAAGCTTCTTCAATCGACGACCAACTAGATTCCCTGTTTCTCGCACCTCTACAAACAGCTGTAGATATCTGTTGCAAACAGCTATTTTACCGTCCGCTCGTTGTTGTTTGTCAATCGCATCAATTGCATCGCAAATCGCGTACCTAGCTAAACAAGCCATTTATCCGACAACCCTTTTGTACTTTCCTCCGccacaccaccaccaccaccttgGCGTCGTTTCGCGCGGCGACAGCAATTCAAACAACAGCAGTAACAATTAAGCTGAAAATGGTTCTGAAATAATTATCCCGCCCTTCTGTCTGCCCGCCACCCGCCACACACCTGTCAGCGGTGGCAGTGGCGGGAAAGAACATAGAAGGCGGTGAGCGGCGGCGGGGCGCGCGAAGCTATTCACACCCGAGTGAACCGCTCGGCCAATGTTCTCGCGCAGTTTTCGCTGCTCGACGGAGAAGAGAACACGGCCCGTCGCCGGTGGGTGCATTTTGCTTCTAGGTGCGCTAACTGCGGCTGAAATGCACCGGAGCGTGAGCTTCATTGCGGTGTGTGGTAAATGTTATAAGTTATGAACCTGTGCATAGTAAATGAGTGAAACATGCATATGCCATTTAAATGCTCGTTATCAGCGGATATAGATCGCCGCGCACATACACGCTCGCTCGCCGGCGGAGAAATGCGAAAAAATGTTTATTGGATCGTTTGCTTTTATGTGTGTTAGGAAGGGGGGGGAGGGGAGGGGAGGCGGATGCCCGGTGCGGGGTCGGATTAATTTAGTCGTAATTCACCGAACTAAAGGAGTGAAGTAATTAAATGCCTCTCTGTTCTCCTCTCTTTCTCTTTAATTGCAGAACCAAATGGAAACGGCAGACGGCCGTGGGACTGGAGTTGCTGGCGGAAGCCGGAAATTACGCTGCCTTCCAGCGGTTATACGGCGGGCCGCCGTACCTGGGCGGGTGGCCATATCCGGCTCAGGCCGGTCCCCCAGGAGCTCCTCAGAGTGCAGTGGACGCGTACTATCGGCATGCGGCGGCGGCAGCTGCCCTGCAGAAACCCCTTCCGTACCGAATCTACCCGGGAGTTCCGGGACTGGGCACGCTGAACACCATCCCGGGTCCAAGCGCACCGTTCCCGCACCTCTCGGCGTCCACGTCGCTGTCCACGCTGAGCAGCTACTACCAGGCGAGCAGTCAgcaggcggcggcggcagcggcagcCGCTGCGGTCGCTTCCCAGAACACTCCCGGAAGTCCCGGAGTTGGCGCCGGAAGCAACGGCAGCGCCGGCAATCAGACCAACAGCGGCAACGGCAACAACATCCACGGTAGCACCAGTAGTCTAAGTAGTCAACCCCGGCGGTCTCCGAGTCCAACGCTCAACCCCGGAAGCCCGCCGGGCCGGTCCGAGAGCAATCCGCCCAGCGACGACGAGGACGAAAACATACAGGTCTGAGAGCCCGGTGTGATACCGAAGAGGAACGAGGAACACTCATATACGTATACATATAGGATCTTAACTGCGTAAGGAAGGAACATAGTGATTATTATTTTTAATAGCATTTATTTAAAgcagatattatttttttaaactgaGGGATAACTAGCGAAATCTGAGGAGGCGATAAGCCGCCCGCGATCGGTGACGCTTGCAGTTGATCGAACTGATGCACAAAACGAAAGACCCCTCGGTCGAACTGTCAAACCCGTCAGCCCAGTGAGTTTCGATCGAAGCTGAACAAGCGTCGCCGTTCGCGGCGGCATCACTTCCTCGTCGTGGTTCCACTTCACATGCGTGCGTACGTGCGTGCATGCGGTGAGTGTGTGTAAATATAATCAAAGCAAGCCGTTAGAAGGAAACTCGTGTAACAATAGCAAACTCAACAGCCGA includes:
- the LOC109427523 gene encoding homeobox protein B-H1 isoform X2; the protein is MNILTNGGPFDGGDGVDQSGVNWLRKIVAPLSASSASPLPSLQAGIMSQYHNSSAGSNNSRGGNNHGSHIEVGPEIDHRRLGGKDEDGNSIKNGLGLGGSSGLSKKQRKARTAFTDHQLQTLEKSFERQKYLSVQDRMELANKLGLSDTQVKTWYQNRRTKWKRQTAVGLELLAEAGNYAAFQRLYGGPPYLGGWPYPAQAGPPGAPQSAVDAYYRHAAAAAALQKPLPYRIYPGVPGLGTLNTIPGPSAPFPHLSASTSLSTLSSYYQASSQQAAAAAAAAAVASQNTPGSPGVGAGSNGSAGNQTNSGNGNNIHGSTSSLSSQPRRSPSPTLNPGSPPGRSESNPPSDDEDENIQV